Proteins from a genomic interval of Nasonia vitripennis strain AsymCx chromosome 3, Nvit_psr_1.1, whole genome shotgun sequence:
- the LOC100117496 gene encoding latrophilin Cirl isoform X7, with protein MESRKGRWKALQLILAWFYISGCSTVLARNVERYDTAYECEGKTLRIECREGELIHLIRANYGRFSITICNEHGNTDWSVNCMSPKSFRVLYSKCNQQQNCSIVASTSQFGDPCPNTLKYLEAHYQCVSASTTTTTTRPSPPWLLTSVRSTGPLATQATTASSVSGNGRSPSRITTPARAQPAQSASSASSTVAPSASSAPSRPSSTRPWTDDESIEDEEDEDEEEVVAPPPDDAIRPLEPAATQEPTQQPPFTSSTLPPWKTNRRTPTGNVYNGNSGQHHHGPFCSAPGVVRKLSWHETRVNNTAEQSCPEGTTGMAYWRCLPGRHDDEPGVWERKTPDLKDCRSVWLTSLARSVQEGELILKVSSDLSQVTSNSSNLYGGDMLITTQIIRNMTDKMAKDISAYQDPRQKVVSVEELLQGAVTTSSNLLDQSESWNDLNHTDQRIVASSLLQGLEENAFLLADTLTYEKRTNYSRINNILMEVWVLDVRSLENEVVVFPSEQHRKDKWAGLSVELASSLLGKVSSKDGFVRLVFMAFDRLEKILKPQSNDDFPGQQLSINEQREPAESSSSSSSAAAQQLEQKQKQRANTSSILNSKVISASLSGGRHIKLPEGEFVKLHLKHLEKSSNYTNPRCVFWNFTANDWSEEGCIKRQSNATHTVCECNHLTNFAILMDWNDATSTLSAAHQMTLHIITYIGCIISVVCLFLAIITFQLFRGLKSDRTTIHKNLCICLFIAEVVFICGIEQTWSKTLCGIVAGLLHFFFLCAFAWMFLEGFQLYVMLIEVFEAEKSRLRWYYLVAYGAPLLVVGISCVIDSSGYGTDDYCWLSADNYFIFSFVGPVILVILANLVFLSMAIYMMCRHANTTVSMKSKEHSRLASASGKEENALPNKLQAHLAWLRGAIVLVFLLGLTWTFGLLYLNKKSVIMAYIFTVLNSLQGLFIFVFHCVQNEKVRKEYRKFIRRHSWLPKCLRCSKGSSGGGSGGSGAGGTGANGSHGNSHGGGAGKDFASHNTSSNPSAPTTDSSGLSPHANSNVGSTSSAALVHCMLQQAAAEQAAAAAPNNTNLSINLNLSNLSMRLQQPHHLLGAHQMHIMAPSNHNRHPPNQQVPGVYGPARRLGHSAA; from the exons AGAGGTACGACACGGCGTACGAGTGCGAGGGCAAGACGCTCAGGATAGAGTGTCGCGAGGGCGAGCTCATCCACCTGATCCGCGCCAACTACGGCAGGTTCTCCATAACGATATGCAACGAGCACGGCAACACCGACTGGAGCGTCAACTGCATGTCGCCCAAATCCTTCCGCGTGCTCTACAGCAA GTGTAACCAGCAGCAGAACTGCAGCATCGTCGCCTCGACCTCGCAGTTCGGCGATCCCTGCCCCAACACCCTCAAGTACCTCGAGGCGCACTACCAGTGCGTGTCCG CatcaacgacgacgacgacgacgcggccGAGTCCGCCATGGCTGCTGACATCGGTCAGGAGTACGGGTCCTCTGGCCACGCAAGCAACGACCGCATCTAGCGTCAGCGGCAACGGCCGGTCTCCCTCGAGGATAACGACGCCAGCGCGAGCGCAGCCAGCTCAGTCGGCGAGCAGTGCCTCCTCCACCGTGGCTCCCTCGGCGAGCAGCGCCCCAAG CAGGCCGTCATCGACGAGGCCCTGGACCGACGACGAGTCGATcgaggacgaggaggacgaggacgaggaggaggtCGTGGCGCCGCCGCCAGATGACGCGATCAGGCCCCTCGAGCCGGCAGCGACGCAGGAGCCGACTCAGCAGCCGCCTTTCACCTCCTCGACTCTGCCGCCCTGGAAAACTAATCGCAGAACGCCGACAG GGAACGTCTACAATGGAAACTCGGGCCAGCACCATCACGGGCCGTTCTGCAGTGCGCCGGGGGTCGTGCGCAAGCTCAGCTGGCACGAGACCCGGGTCAACAATACGGCCGAGCAGAGCTGTCCGGAAGGAACGACCGGCATGGCTTACTGGCGCTGCCTGCCCGGCCGGCACGACGACGAGCCGGGCGTCTGGGAGCGAAAGACGCCCGACCTCAAGGACTGCCGCAGCGTCTGGCTGACCTCGCTCGCGAGAAGCGTCCAGGAGGGCGAGCTCATCCTGAAGGTGAGCAGCGACCTCAGCCAGGTgaccagcaacagcagcaacctCTACGGCGGGGACATGCTCATCACCACGCAGATCATCCGCAACATGACCGACAAGATGGCCAAGGACATCAGCGCCTACCAGGACCCGCGGCAGAAGGTCGTCAGCGTGGAGGAGCTTCTCCAGGGAGCCGTCACTACCAGCAGTAATCTGCTCGACCAGTCCGAGTCGTGGAACGACCTGAATCACACCGACCAGAGGATAGTGGCGAGCTCGCTGCTCCAGGGTCTCGAGGAGAACGCCTTTCTCCTCGCCGACACGCTCACCTATGAGAAGAGGACCAACTACAGTCGCATCAACAACATCC TGATGGAGGTGTGGGTGCTGGATGTGCGGAGCCTCGAGAACGAAGTCGTGGTCTTTCCGAGCGAGCAGCACCGCAAGGACAAATGGGCAGGGCTGAGCGTCGAGCTGGCGTCCTCCCTCCTGGGAAAGGTGAGCAGCAAGGACGGCTTCGTCAGGCTCGTCTTTATGGCCTTCGACAGGCTCGAGAAGATCCTCAAGCCCCAGAGCAACGACGACTTCCCCGGCCAGCAGCTTTCCATCAACGAGCAACGCGAGCCTGCCGAGTCTTCCTCCTCATCCTCTTCCGCAGCGGCCCAGCAGCTCGAGCAGAAGCAGAAGCAGCGCGCCAACACCTCCAGCATATTAAACAGCAAAGTGATTTCGGCCTCCCTCAGCGGGGGCCGGCACATCAAGCTGCCCGAGGGCGAGTTCGTCAAGCTCCATTTGAAGCACCTCGAGAAATCATCCAACTACACCAACCCGCGCTGCGTCTTCTGGAACTTTACCGCCAA CGATTGGTCGGAGGAAGGCTGCATCAAACGCCAGAGCAACGCTACGCACACGGTCTGCGAGTGCAATCACCTCACCAACTTTGCCATCCTCATGGACTGGAATGACGCGACGAGCACGCTCTCCGCTGCCCATCAGATGACACTTCACATAATCACCTACATTGGCTGTATAATATCGGTCGTCTGCCTGTTTCTCGCCATCATCACCTTCCAATTGTTCCGTGGTCTCAAG TCGGACAGGACAACGATTCATAAAAATCTCTGCATCTGCCTCTTCATCGCCGAGGTCGTCTTCATCTGCGGAATCGAACAGACGTGGTCGAAGACGCTGTGCGGCATCGTTGCGGGTCTGCTGCACTTCTTCTTTTTGTGCGCCTTCGCCTGGATGTTCCTCGAAG GTTTTCAGCTGTACGTCATGCTGATTGAGGTATTCGAAGCTGAGAAGTCGAGGCTCCGCTGGTATTACCTCGTAGCTTATGGCGCGCCGCTACTCGTCGTTGGAATCTCCTGTGTAATTGATAGCAGTGGTTACGGTACGGACGACTACTGCTGGCTCAGCGCGGACAATTACTTCATATTCAGCTTTGTGGGACCAGTCATTCTCGTCATActg GCCAACCTAGTGTTCCTATCCATGGCGATCTACATGATGTGCAGGCACGCCAACACGACCGTCTCCATGAAGAGCAAGGAACACTCGCGGCTGGCGAGCGCAAG TGGAAAGGAAGAGAATGCTCTTCCCAACAAATTGCAAGCGCACTT GGCCTGGTTGAGGGGAGCGATAGTCCTGGTCTTCCTGCTGGGGCTCACCTGGACGTTCGGGCTGCTGTACTTGAACAAGAAATCCGTGATCATGGCGTACATCTTCACTGTGCTCAACAGTCTGCAGGgactatttatttttgtgtttCACTGCGTGCAAAATGAAAAG GTCCGCAAGGAGTACCGCAAGTTCATCAGGCGTCACTCGTGGCTGCCCAAGTGCCTGAGGTGCTCGAAGGGCAGTTCCGGCGGCGGCTCGGGAGGCTCCGGAGCAGGAGGCACCGGGGCGAACGGCAGCCACGGCAACTCGCACGGCGGTGGCGCCGGCAAGGACTTCGCCTCGCACAATACCTCGTCGAATCCCTCGGCCCCGACGACCGACAGCTCCGGATTGTCGCCGCACGCCAACAGCAATGTGGGTAGCACCTCGTCCGCGGCCCTCGTGCACTGCATGCTCCAGCAGGCTGCTGCAGAGcaggccgccgccgctgccccTAACAATACGAATCTTTCGATAAACCTGAACCTCAGCAATTTGTCGATGAGGTTGCAGCAGCCTCATCACCTGCTCGGCGCGCACCAGATGCACATCATGGCACCTAGCAACCACAATAGGCATCCTCCCAATCAGCAAG